From a single Aggregatilinea lenta genomic region:
- the dnaE gene encoding DNA polymerase III subunit alpha produces MPDEKPFVHLHVHTEYSLLDGLSHIKRLVKRAQETGMKSLAITDHGTMFGVIDFYRASKAAGIKPIIGMEAYLAPRGMEDRDPQKDTKPYHMLLLAKNQTGYQNLLQLASAAQLKGYYYRPRIDHDFLAAHADGLIATSGCLAAEIPRLVERGQDDDALAKIGWYQDVFGAENFFLELQEHDIPLLRTLNRWLLENRGYANPPLIATNDVHYILEEDFDAHDTLLCIQTGNLKTEQNRLHMSDPSYHLRTPDEMWRLFADVPDALMNTLHIADMCDVNLDSEGYHLPVFPVPDGYTADTYLRNLCERGLQWRYGSRADTDEALKERLDYELGIIHNMGFDTYFLIVWDLCEFARHADIWWNVRGSGAGSVAAYTLGITSIDPLRNGLLFERFLNPGRVSMPDIDMDFPEDRRAEMIQYCAQKYGEDKVAAIITFGTMGSKAAIRDVGRALDMPIEEVNRIARLIPTAAKAIKFDDALSDDPERALPDLKAVYAQDGAARKVIDVARQLEGVTRHASTHAAGIIIADRPLVEYIPLHRPTSGSDDDAPVKQVTQFPMETCESIGLLKVDFLGLSTLTIVRLACDLIEEQHGVRYDLSNIPYRPDPDKPDEVRMIAETFEMLSRGETIGVFQLESQGMRRMLTDMRPRKFENIVAAVALYRPGPMDYIPTYNRRLHGDEDVTYLHPKLEPILEETYGICVFQEQIMQIGAQLFGYSLGEADLMRKAVSKKKKEDLFKHRETFIQRGPDHGVDPDSANRIFDDIEFFARYGFNKCLPEDVEVIDAATGRLVRIGDLASGAASIEHTLTCNTERLRLQPGVVTHVHANGVKPVYRLTTQSGRQIEATANHPFYTFDGWRLLGDLSIGEPVAVPRCIPVEGRRKWPEERLQGLAEEIATKRFEVNVELPAEFFELTNQQLSAFITQLWRTVEANPFQTASARLAHQLQHILSRLIVWSDITHARSGYTLIISEAIAEYSLADQALPVGAIHELPLRRTSASSPLKNFRPPKVDGDIYWDKVVSVEYVADKPTYDLTVADTHNFVANDFIVHNSHAADYAVLTCQTAFLKCHYPHEYMTALMTVHRDDSAKVSLFAADCSRMGIEVLPPNVNASKLNFSIETLEDGKRAIRFGLAAIKNVGVTPLEHIIAQREEDGPFRDLEDFCRRADLRIVQKRALESLIRVGALDQFGTRPTLLAAMDRMVRFSADYHKAQDVGQISLFGDATGVTFDVEQSLLSNLPDIEQASRRDMLRWEKELVGLYVTDHPLRTLEAQFASANIKSSADLIEEGDAAHDRAVQVAGLVTDIRNIVTKKGAAMAILTLEDITGTLSVVMFPRTWEKYRDVVSEDAVIVVRGKADTGRGDVQVIADEIRQEIETVEAVEEMRKLDSMRLSWMDDAPPGDETSYDDETGEPEAPEPAPARRAAGPVMPATAGATVAPIPPVEPPSAPRTVEEPPAHVGPMVSDREMPGWLEADMDNGWTPPPALAYQDDTGHVIGVMEPENGNGHVQESTPDLAESGERPGLSLHPRKRRPKPEPKPAAPPQPSRLLKLTIPRSGDSSRDRAKLRRLHGILTQYPGPDRFCFLVPGPNQKPTRMDFPKYPIAINDDVLNLMRQMVGSENVIIESLE; encoded by the coding sequence ATGCCTGACGAAAAACCATTCGTACATCTGCATGTGCATACCGAATACAGCCTGCTCGACGGCCTGAGCCACATCAAGCGACTGGTCAAGCGCGCGCAAGAAACCGGCATGAAGTCGCTGGCGATCACCGATCACGGCACGATGTTCGGCGTGATCGACTTCTACCGGGCGAGCAAAGCGGCGGGCATCAAGCCGATCATCGGCATGGAAGCCTACCTCGCGCCGCGCGGCATGGAAGACCGCGATCCGCAAAAGGACACCAAGCCGTACCACATGCTGCTGCTGGCGAAGAACCAGACCGGCTACCAGAACCTGCTCCAGCTCGCCTCAGCGGCGCAGCTCAAAGGCTATTACTACCGCCCGCGCATCGACCACGACTTCCTGGCCGCGCACGCAGACGGGCTGATCGCCACCAGCGGCTGCCTCGCCGCCGAGATCCCGCGCCTGGTCGAGCGGGGGCAGGACGACGACGCGCTGGCAAAAATCGGCTGGTATCAGGACGTATTCGGCGCGGAGAACTTCTTCCTGGAGCTTCAGGAGCACGACATCCCGCTGCTGCGGACGCTCAACCGCTGGCTGCTCGAAAACCGGGGATACGCCAATCCGCCGCTCATCGCTACCAACGACGTGCACTACATCCTCGAAGAGGATTTCGACGCGCACGACACGCTGCTGTGCATCCAGACCGGCAACCTGAAGACCGAGCAGAACCGCCTGCACATGAGCGATCCGAGCTATCACCTGCGCACGCCGGACGAGATGTGGCGGCTGTTCGCGGACGTGCCGGACGCGCTGATGAATACGCTGCACATCGCGGATATGTGCGACGTGAACCTGGACTCGGAAGGCTATCACCTGCCCGTCTTCCCCGTGCCGGACGGCTACACCGCCGATACGTATCTGCGCAACCTGTGCGAACGCGGCCTGCAGTGGCGTTATGGCAGCCGCGCCGACACCGACGAGGCCCTCAAAGAACGGCTGGACTATGAGCTGGGCATCATTCATAACATGGGCTTCGACACGTATTTCCTGATCGTGTGGGACCTGTGCGAGTTCGCGCGGCACGCGGACATCTGGTGGAACGTGCGCGGGTCCGGCGCGGGCAGCGTGGCAGCCTATACGCTGGGCATCACCAGCATCGACCCGCTGCGTAACGGCCTGCTGTTCGAGCGCTTCCTGAATCCGGGCCGCGTCTCCATGCCTGACATCGACATGGACTTCCCTGAAGACCGCCGCGCGGAGATGATCCAGTACTGCGCGCAGAAGTACGGCGAGGACAAGGTCGCGGCGATCATCACCTTCGGGACGATGGGCAGTAAGGCTGCCATCCGCGACGTGGGCCGCGCGCTCGACATGCCGATCGAGGAAGTGAACCGCATCGCGCGCCTGATCCCGACCGCTGCCAAAGCAATCAAGTTCGACGACGCGCTGAGCGACGATCCCGAACGCGCCCTGCCCGACCTGAAAGCGGTCTACGCGCAGGACGGCGCGGCACGCAAGGTGATCGATGTGGCGCGCCAGCTCGAAGGCGTCACGCGGCACGCCAGCACGCACGCAGCGGGCATCATCATCGCGGACCGACCGCTGGTCGAGTACATTCCGCTGCACCGCCCCACCAGCGGATCGGACGACGACGCGCCGGTCAAGCAGGTGACACAGTTCCCGATGGAAACGTGCGAATCGATCGGCCTGCTGAAGGTCGACTTCCTGGGCCTCTCGACGCTGACCATCGTGCGCCTGGCCTGCGACCTGATCGAAGAGCAGCACGGCGTGCGCTACGACCTCTCGAACATCCCCTACCGCCCCGACCCGGACAAGCCGGACGAGGTGCGCATGATCGCGGAAACGTTCGAGATGCTCAGCCGGGGCGAGACGATCGGCGTGTTCCAGCTCGAATCGCAGGGCATGCGGCGCATGCTGACCGACATGCGCCCGCGCAAGTTCGAGAACATTGTCGCGGCGGTGGCACTTTACCGCCCCGGCCCAATGGACTACATCCCGACCTATAACCGCCGCCTGCACGGCGACGAGGACGTCACCTACCTGCACCCCAAGCTGGAGCCGATCCTGGAAGAGACCTACGGAATTTGCGTCTTCCAGGAACAAATTATGCAGATCGGCGCGCAGTTGTTCGGCTATTCGCTCGGCGAAGCGGACCTGATGCGCAAGGCCGTCTCCAAGAAGAAAAAAGAAGATCTGTTCAAACACCGCGAAACATTTATCCAGCGCGGGCCGGATCACGGCGTCGATCCCGACTCGGCCAATCGAATCTTCGACGACATCGAGTTCTTCGCGCGGTATGGATTCAACAAGTGTTTGCCGGAAGATGTCGAGGTCATCGACGCAGCCACCGGACGCCTCGTGCGGATTGGGGACCTGGCGTCCGGCGCGGCCAGCATCGAGCACACGCTCACCTGTAATACGGAGCGGCTGCGGCTTCAGCCAGGCGTCGTGACACACGTGCACGCGAACGGCGTCAAGCCGGTGTATCGCCTCACCACGCAGTCGGGGCGGCAGATCGAAGCGACGGCCAACCACCCGTTCTACACCTTCGACGGCTGGCGGCTGCTGGGAGATCTGAGCATCGGGGAGCCGGTCGCCGTGCCGCGCTGCATCCCGGTCGAGGGCCGCCGCAAATGGCCGGAAGAACGATTACAGGGACTCGCCGAAGAAATTGCTACAAAGCGGTTTGAAGTCAATGTCGAGCTACCCGCTGAGTTTTTCGAGCTAACGAACCAGCAGTTGAGCGCCTTCATCACGCAACTGTGGCGCACGGTAGAAGCTAATCCATTCCAGACCGCATCCGCGCGTCTGGCACACCAACTACAGCATATACTCTCGCGCCTCATCGTATGGAGTGACATTACCCACGCACGGAGCGGTTACACACTGATCATCTCCGAAGCAATCGCTGAATACAGTCTGGCAGATCAGGCGCTTCCCGTAGGGGCAATTCATGAATTGCCCCTACGCAGAACGTCCGCTTCCTCCCCATTAAAGAATTTCCGACCGCCCAAAGTTGATGGCGACATCTACTGGGACAAGGTCGTGTCGGTCGAGTATGTGGCCGACAAACCGACCTACGATCTGACCGTAGCCGACACGCACAACTTTGTCGCCAACGACTTCATCGTGCACAACTCGCACGCCGCCGACTACGCCGTGTTGACATGCCAGACCGCGTTCCTCAAGTGCCACTACCCGCACGAGTACATGACCGCGCTCATGACCGTGCACCGCGACGACTCGGCCAAGGTCAGTCTGTTCGCCGCCGACTGCAGCCGCATGGGGATCGAGGTGCTGCCGCCCAACGTCAACGCCAGCAAACTCAACTTCAGCATCGAAACCCTGGAAGACGGCAAGCGCGCGATCCGCTTTGGGCTGGCGGCGATCAAAAACGTGGGCGTCACGCCGCTGGAGCACATCATCGCGCAGCGCGAAGAGGATGGCCCCTTCCGCGACCTGGAGGATTTCTGCCGCCGGGCCGATCTGCGCATCGTGCAGAAGCGGGCGCTGGAATCGCTGATCCGTGTGGGCGCGCTGGACCAGTTCGGCACGCGCCCGACCCTGCTCGCCGCGATGGACCGCATGGTCCGGTTCTCGGCGGATTACCACAAAGCGCAGGATGTCGGCCAGATCAGCTTGTTCGGCGACGCGACTGGCGTCACGTTCGATGTTGAACAGAGCCTGCTCAGCAATCTGCCTGACATCGAGCAGGCCAGCCGCCGCGACATGCTGCGCTGGGAAAAGGAACTGGTCGGTTTATACGTCACCGATCACCCGCTGCGTACGCTCGAAGCACAGTTCGCCAGCGCCAACATCAAGTCCAGCGCAGACCTGATTGAGGAGGGCGATGCCGCGCACGATAGGGCCGTTCAGGTGGCCGGACTGGTGACGGACATCCGCAACATCGTCACCAAGAAGGGTGCGGCGATGGCGATTCTCACGCTGGAAGACATCACTGGCACGCTGAGCGTGGTCATGTTCCCGCGCACGTGGGAGAAATACCGCGACGTGGTCAGCGAAGACGCGGTGATCGTGGTACGCGGCAAGGCCGATACGGGTCGCGGCGACGTCCAGGTGATCGCGGATGAGATCCGCCAGGAGATCGAAACGGTCGAGGCGGTGGAAGAAATGCGCAAGCTGGATAGCATGCGCCTATCGTGGATGGACGACGCGCCGCCCGGCGACGAAACCTCGTACGACGACGAAACCGGGGAGCCGGAAGCGCCGGAGCCTGCCCCCGCGCGCCGCGCCGCCGGGCCGGTTATGCCCGCCACGGCGGGCGCAACCGTCGCGCCCATTCCGCCTGTGGAGCCGCCCTCTGCGCCGCGCACGGTTGAAGAACCCCCGGCGCACGTCGGCCCGATGGTCAGCGACCGCGAGATGCCCGGCTGGCTGGAAGCGGACATGGACAACGGCTGGACGCCGCCCCCGGCGCTGGCTTACCAGGACGACACCGGCCACGTGATCGGCGTGATGGAGCCGGAGAACGGCAACGGGCATGTGCAGGAATCGACGCCGGACTTGGCGGAGTCCGGCGAGCGTCCCGGTCTATCGCTTCACCCGCGAAAGCGCCGCCCCAAGCCGGAACCCAAACCTGCCGCGCCGCCGCAGCCGAGCCGCCTGCTGAAGCTGACCATTCCGCGCTCCGGGGATTCCTCGCGTGACCGGGCCAAGCTGCGCCGCCTGCACGGCATCCTGACGCAATATCCCGGCCCCGATCGCTTCTGCTTCCTGGTGCCGGGACCCAACCAGAAGCCGACGCGCATGGACTTCCCGAAGTATCCGATCGCCATTAACGACGACGTGCTGAACCTCATGCGCCAGATGGTAGGATCGGAGAACGTAATCATCGAGTCGTTGGAGTGA
- the prmA gene encoding 50S ribosomal protein L11 methyltransferase: MNWIEVSIEVDGEAAEAVADVLQRYGHQGVAIEQAGFPIEVWPDEIPPADKLIVRAYFPDNHEADAAQQRLREALWHMSRLYPIPEPSFRTVDDEDWANAWKAHYHPLRLGKRLYIRPEWTHPTDMQPDDVVLVMDPGMAFGTGTHPTTQLCLIAIEDLLADWPQVEVLDLGCGSGILGIAAIKLGARHVLAVDIDELAVKSTLENAAYNGVTDAITAQQGSLETLRGSARHFDLLLANILARVIIDMCDEGLGDLVRAGGKAVFSGIILDQADDVEAALRRTGLEPTRRRTITDWVAIEAVKPVA, encoded by the coding sequence ATGAACTGGATTGAAGTGTCGATTGAGGTGGACGGCGAGGCGGCGGAAGCGGTCGCGGACGTGCTGCAGCGCTACGGGCATCAGGGTGTGGCGATCGAGCAGGCCGGGTTCCCGATTGAGGTGTGGCCGGACGAGATCCCGCCTGCCGACAAGCTGATCGTGCGGGCCTATTTCCCCGACAACCACGAGGCTGATGCCGCCCAACAGCGGCTGCGCGAGGCCCTGTGGCACATGAGCCGCCTGTACCCCATACCGGAACCGAGCTTCCGCACGGTGGACGACGAGGACTGGGCCAACGCGTGGAAGGCGCACTATCATCCGCTGCGCCTGGGCAAGCGCCTGTACATCCGCCCGGAATGGACGCACCCCACCGACATGCAGCCGGACGACGTCGTGCTGGTGATGGACCCCGGCATGGCGTTCGGCACAGGCACACATCCCACGACGCAGTTGTGCCTGATCGCCATCGAGGACTTGCTCGCGGACTGGCCGCAGGTCGAGGTGCTGGACCTGGGCTGCGGATCGGGTATTTTGGGCATCGCGGCGATCAAGCTCGGCGCGCGGCACGTGCTGGCGGTAGACATCGACGAGCTGGCGGTCAAGAGCACGCTGGAGAACGCGGCCTACAATGGCGTGACGGACGCGATCACCGCGCAGCAGGGCAGCCTGGAGACGCTGCGCGGATCGGCGCGGCACTTCGACCTGCTGCTGGCGAACATCCTGGCGCGTGTGATCATCGATATGTGCGACGAGGGTCTGGGCGACTTGGTCCGCGCGGGCGGTAAGGCGGTCTTCAGCGGCATCATCCTCGACCAGGCAGATGACGTCGAGGCGGCGCTGCGCCGCACCGGCCTGGAACCGACCCGCCGCCGCACCATCACCGACTGGGTGGCGATCGAGGCCGTCAAGCCAGTCGCATAA